In one Nicotiana tomentosiformis chromosome 6, ASM39032v3, whole genome shotgun sequence genomic region, the following are encoded:
- the LOC104108624 gene encoding uncharacterized protein — protein MTRDEILSSSERTCYIRGKGYGKKPPKKSHIQAANLEASVSSAMVTVRQEMQAEIQAEMSRKLQEEREQMGVELKSNMEQELQRKLEEKLEHVNVEVDNRINVEVAKRIQEQLAAIMTGMQQGQGS, from the exons ATGACTAGAGATGAGATTTTATCCTCCAGTGAGAGAACATGCTATATTCGTGGTAAAGGGTACGGAAAGAAGCCTCCAAAAAAGAGTCACATTCAAGCAGCAAACTTAGAGGCTAGTGTGTCTTCTGCGATGGTAACTGTGCGTCAAGAAATGCAAGCAGAAATACAAGCTGAGATGAGTCGAAAGTTGCAAGAAGAACGTGAACAAATGGGTGTCGAATTAAAAAGTAACATGGAACAAGAGTTGCAAAGGAAGTTAGAAGAGAAGCTTGAGCACGTGAATGTGGAAGTAGACAACCGGATCAATGTAGAAGTAGCCAAGAGGATTCAAGAACAACTTGCTGCTATCATGACTGGAATGCAACAG GGACAAGGTTCTTAA